From a region of the Nitrospira sp. genome:
- a CDS encoding HDOD domain-containing protein, with the protein MRRVIFVDDAPEILQHLRRTLASMQSEWEMQFFSSAAAALPVIRETPCDVVVSDMTMPVMDGAQFLNEVRTLSPETIRIVLSGDHSPVNHLRSAAVAHRFLQKPMDVNQLKATIAQAEALRAVLANPALRSLVGEIKVLPSLPSIYQDLMQEMQAPQASLKKASRIVSKDLGLMTKILQLVNSAFFGLRTHVSDPEQAVALLGFDTIKSLVLSSQVFAQFDQGRLPSFSLEDLWRHAMASGSYARRIAKEAGAGQQVIDEAFTAALLHDVGVLVLAANKPDDYAKVLELMRSKQISDWAAEREVFGADHAHVGAYLLGIWGLGDGIVEAVAFHQHPGECQASGFTAITAVHVANAIAEQQARCEAGAAGQDGVDREYLAREQWLPRLSAWRELCVAA; encoded by the coding sequence ATGCGTCGAGTGATCTTTGTGGACGATGCGCCGGAGATTCTCCAGCATCTTCGCCGGACGTTAGCCTCCATGCAATCCGAGTGGGAGATGCAGTTTTTCTCGTCCGCTGCGGCTGCGTTGCCCGTCATTCGCGAGACGCCCTGTGATGTCGTGGTATCTGACATGACCATGCCGGTCATGGACGGGGCGCAGTTCCTCAATGAAGTCCGCACGCTCTCCCCGGAGACGATCAGGATCGTGCTTTCCGGCGACCACAGCCCGGTCAATCACCTGCGGTCCGCAGCCGTGGCGCACCGGTTTCTTCAGAAGCCGATGGATGTGAACCAGTTGAAAGCAACCATCGCGCAGGCCGAGGCGCTGCGGGCGGTCCTGGCGAATCCTGCGCTTCGAAGTCTGGTGGGAGAAATCAAGGTGCTCCCGAGCCTCCCGTCGATCTATCAGGACCTCATGCAGGAAATGCAGGCGCCGCAGGCGTCGTTAAAGAAAGCCTCCCGGATTGTGTCCAAAGATCTGGGCCTGATGACCAAGATCCTTCAGCTCGTGAATTCCGCATTTTTTGGACTCCGGACCCATGTGTCCGACCCCGAGCAAGCCGTGGCGCTTCTTGGTTTCGATACGATCAAATCGCTCGTCCTTTCCAGTCAGGTGTTCGCGCAATTTGACCAGGGGCGGCTTCCTTCCTTTTCCTTGGAAGACCTGTGGCGCCATGCCATGGCAAGCGGCAGCTATGCGCGGCGTATCGCGAAGGAAGCCGGCGCCGGCCAGCAAGTGATCGATGAGGCATTTACCGCGGCGCTCCTGCACGATGTGGGGGTTCTGGTTCTGGCCGCCAACAAACCGGATGACTATGCGAAGGTGCTCGAGCTGATGCGGTCGAAACAGATATCAGACTGGGCCGCTGAGCGGGAAGTGTTCGGCGCGGACCATGCCCACGTGGGGGCCTATCTCCTGGGGATTTGGGGGCTCGGCGACGGCATTGTCGAAGCGGTGGCGTTCCACCAACATCCCGGTGAGTGTCAGGCCTCCGGATTTACCGCGATCACGGCCGTCCATGTCGCAAACGCCATCGCGGAGCAACAGGCTCGCTGCGAAGCGGGCGCTGCCGGTCAGGACGGTGTGGATCGCGAGTATCTCGCACGCGAGCAGTGGCTTCCCAGGTTGTCCGCATGGCGCGAGTTGTGCGTCGCCGCATGA
- the gspG gene encoding type II secretion system major pseudopilin GspG yields MGWRRDVRKAVSRHRRLASGLPCSQTERLKLCGGFSFIEVMIVVVILAILATLLIPRVMGRTEDAKRAAAKAQISNIESALQLYKLDNGNLPSTEQGLKALVERPSAGPAAPHWKAGGYLPKVPVDPWGAPYKYTVPSPQGAEFEILSFGADGAAGGDGKNADIVSWDLDRN; encoded by the coding sequence ATGGGATGGCGTCGCGATGTCAGGAAGGCAGTCAGCCGGCATAGGCGTCTGGCGTCTGGTCTCCCCTGCAGTCAGACTGAGAGACTGAAACTCTGCGGGGGATTTTCGTTCATCGAGGTGATGATCGTCGTGGTCATCCTGGCCATTTTGGCCACGCTGTTGATTCCACGGGTCATGGGGCGCACGGAAGATGCGAAGCGGGCGGCGGCCAAAGCACAGATTTCCAATATCGAAAGTGCGCTGCAACTCTACAAGCTGGATAACGGCAACCTTCCTTCCACGGAGCAGGGCCTCAAGGCGCTTGTTGAACGGCCGTCGGCAGGTCCTGCGGCGCCACATTGGAAGGCGGGCGGCTACCTGCCCAAGGTGCCGGTCGATCCGTGGGGCGCTCCCTATAAATACACCGTACCTTCTCCGCAGGGCGCGGAATTTGAGATTCTCTCCTTCGGCGCCGATGGGGCGGCCGGCGGCGACGGCAAGAACGCCGATATCGTCAGCTGGGATCTGGACCGCAACTAA
- a CDS encoding glutamate-5-semialdehyde dehydrogenase: MEHDLTESPAPELIPDLDAPNDVLSPEEYVAALVKSAKGAAGRLSTLSTAVKNQALLAMADGLEAQEAELVAANDKDLEQFEATPERKAVADRLRLTAERIRDMAAGIRDIARLPDPLGETPKMWTRPNGMQVGRMRVPIGVIGIIYEARPNVTADSAALCLKSGNVCLLRGGSEALHSNTAIAKVLSESAEKAGVPSGAITFVDRPERDIVQLLLKQDRYIDLIIPRGGESLMKTIAEHATIPVLKHDQGVCHTYVDVDADPKIAEQICLNAKVQRPSTCNAMETLLVHQTVARTWLPHLVARLTEAKVEVRGCPKTIQLCPEVKPAVESDFGREFLDLILAVKVVKNMDEALEHIATFGSQHTEAIVTKDYARAMRFLREVDAGAVLVNASTRLNDGYQFGLGAEIGISTSRLHARGPMGLEELTCSKFVVLGSGQIRE; encoded by the coding sequence ATGGAACACGATTTGACCGAATCCCCGGCTCCGGAACTGATTCCGGACCTCGACGCTCCGAACGACGTGCTCTCTCCCGAGGAGTATGTAGCGGCCTTGGTGAAGTCGGCCAAAGGCGCAGCAGGCCGACTGTCCACCCTGTCCACAGCGGTGAAGAACCAGGCTTTGCTTGCGATGGCCGATGGGCTTGAAGCGCAAGAGGCTGAACTGGTGGCCGCCAATGACAAAGATCTTGAGCAGTTCGAGGCTACCCCCGAGCGAAAAGCGGTCGCCGATCGGTTGCGGTTGACCGCGGAACGCATCCGGGACATGGCTGCGGGAATCCGCGACATCGCTCGCCTGCCGGATCCGCTCGGAGAGACGCCCAAGATGTGGACGCGTCCGAACGGGATGCAGGTCGGGCGGATGCGTGTGCCGATCGGCGTGATCGGGATCATTTATGAAGCGCGCCCGAACGTGACAGCGGACTCCGCGGCGCTCTGCTTGAAATCCGGCAACGTGTGTCTCTTGCGCGGTGGCTCTGAAGCGCTGCATTCCAATACCGCAATCGCCAAAGTGCTCAGTGAGTCTGCTGAGAAGGCCGGCGTGCCGTCCGGTGCGATCACCTTCGTTGACCGTCCGGAACGGGACATTGTTCAACTGTTGTTGAAGCAAGACCGGTATATCGACCTCATCATCCCGAGAGGCGGCGAGTCATTGATGAAGACCATCGCCGAGCATGCCACGATTCCCGTGCTGAAGCATGATCAGGGCGTGTGCCACACGTATGTCGATGTCGATGCCGATCCGAAGATTGCAGAACAGATTTGCCTCAATGCCAAAGTACAGCGCCCGTCGACGTGCAATGCGATGGAAACGCTGCTGGTGCACCAAACCGTCGCCCGCACCTGGCTGCCGCATCTCGTCGCGCGATTGACGGAGGCGAAGGTCGAGGTGCGCGGCTGCCCGAAGACCATTCAGCTCTGTCCCGAGGTGAAGCCGGCGGTCGAGAGCGATTTCGGACGGGAATTTCTGGATCTGATCCTCGCGGTGAAGGTGGTCAAGAATATGGACGAGGCCTTGGAGCACATCGCCACATTCGGATCCCAGCACACCGAAGCGATTGTGACAAAGGACTACGCCCGCGCGATGCGGTTTCTGCGCGAGGTGGATGCCGGTGCGGTGTTGGTCAATGCCTCGACCCGCCTGAATGACGGGTATCAGTTCGGTCTGGGGGCCGAAATCGGCATCAGTACATCCCGGCTCCATGCACGAGGTCCGATGGGATTGGAAGAACTGACCTGTTCAAAGTTTGTGGTACTGGGGAGCGGCCAAATCCGCGAATAA